The genomic interval CACATTTGATCTGCAGCCTGGTTCTCCACATGGGGTGCAATTTTGAAGTCAGCGGACATACAACTACCGTTTCCAAATACTTATTCATCTCATCTTGGCTTATTATGACAACAGGGCGCACTTTTTTTATTTCGCTTCCTATGGTGGGATTGAGATCGGCAAGATATATTTCATATCTATTAATATTCAAAGTCTTCATCATCTATCCCGTCAAGAAGAGTTGTATCAAAATCGTCCCACGCTTCCTTTTCATCAGCCATTTCTTTATATGTATCTTCCCAGGAAAGCTTGTTATCTTCTTTATTCCTTAGAAGCAATCCCCTGTCTGTTTCTTCTATTAATATAGAATGGTTTAAACCATATTTTTGAAGCAGTGCTTTTGGTATACGAACTCCTTTGGAATTTCCAATCGGGACAAGTTTGACATCTCTTGCTCGTATTTGATTTTCCATATGCTTTACTCCTTGAATTATATTAAAATTTAATTTGTATCTATTGTAATTACATTTATCTTTTATGTCAATATTATATCATCTACCCGATTCCCGAATGACTTCCAGCTTAAAATATTGGCCTCTTTTCTTGGCTGGTCGCTTAAACCTGCATATACTAAGGTTGGTTCAATATGTGCGTCTTTTGAAATAAGTGCGTAATAATTTAGACCGTTAAAAAAATCCTTCGCAACCGTTTTGCCTGATTTAATTTCAAGCGGCAGTAGTTTATCACCTTTATCGATAATACAATCGATTTCATGCCCGGTATTATCGCGCCAAAAATAGAGATTTTCTTTAAGCCCTTTGTTTGTCCTTGCTTTAAGAAGCTCTGAAACAATCCATGTCTCAAATATATTACCCCTGCTTGCATGAGTGTTCAGTGCTTCGGCAGATGAGATATTTAAGAGATAAGAAAGGAGGCCTGAGTCAAAAAAATACAGCTTAGAGCTTTTTATCAATCGTTTATTAAAGTTTTTATAATGAGGTTTCAAAAGATAAATAATATATCCGGCCTGAAGAATAGACAGCCAGGATTTTGCTGTGTTGTGCGTGATGCCGCAGTCATTGCCGAGAGCAGAAAGATTAAGAATTTGCCCTGAGCGTGAGGCACACATTTTAAGAAATCTTTGAAAGGTTGACAGATCAGTAATATTTTTTACTTGTCTTACGTCTCTTTCCAGATATGTTGTTACATAATTTGAATACCACTCGGACGGATCAAGGTTCATATCATAAATTCTTGGGTAGCTTCCGGTAAACATAACTTTTTCAATTGTATCCGGTAATATGTCTGCCTGATTCAGTTCGGAAAAAGAAAAGGGAAGAAGTTCCAAAACAGCAACTCTTCCTGCAAGAGACTGGCTTATGCCTTCCATTAACCCGAAGTTAAAAGACCCGGTAAGGACATATACTTCCGGTTTTCCTATGTGGTCAACATGAGTTTGGATATAAGAAAAAAGGTCGGGTGCACGCTGTACTTCGTCAATTATAGTGTGTTTGGGATATGCTTCAATAAATCCCCGCGGATCGGTTAAGGCAAATTCTCTTATGTCAGGTTCTTCCAGCGATACATAGGACCAGTCGGGAAAAACAGTTTTAACAAGTGTTGTTTTCCCAGATTGCCTTGGTCCGGTAAGAGATACAATAGGGTATTGTTTCGATAATTCCGTTAATTTTTTGGCTATGTTTCTTTTTATCATATCCAAACCTTAAACAATATCTTACAAATTGTCAATATGAATTACAATTTGTAAGATATTTAAATCCAAAACGGATACATTGACGCAATCAACTTTTTAACGTAATAAGTTTCAATAAAATGTGAGGAGGGCGATAAGAGCAATATTTAATATGATTGATTCCAATTCGAAAAAAATTAATGCCGCTTGTTTGATTCTGGCAGGAGGGCAGGGGAGAAGGCTTTCGCCTGACAAGCCTCTTTTAGAGATCAACGGAAAATCGATTATTGAACGGACGGCAAATCTGGTTACTTCCCTGTTTGAAGAAGTTCTTATAGTTACCAATACTCCGGAAAAGTATGAAATGCTTAATCTACCATATGTTTCCGATGAACGTATGGGCTGCGGCCCTCTGATGGGTATCTATAGCGGATTGCAAAAGATAAAACATGAAGCAGCATTTGTGTGTGCGGCAGATATGCCCTTTCTTAATAAAGAGATCATCCTGTCTATGTCTTTAGAAATTGGTAAATTCGACATTATTATTCCCTGCCCGGCGAAAAGGCCGGAGTTTCTGCACGCTTTTTTCAATAAGCGCTGTCTGCCGGGAATGCGGGAAAATCTTGAAGCAAATCTTTTTAAAGTGGAAATGCTGGCACAGCGATATAATACAATTTATCTGGACAAAGACTGGTTCATAAAAAAAGGCCTGGTAAAAGAAACTGATACGGCTTTTATAAACATAAATACGATAGAAGACTATCAGAATTGCCTTGCACAAAGTAAAAAGATGCAAGACCCTGAACACAATAATTACTTTCAGCTCAAAAGAGGTGAATGGGGGCAGGACACTCTAAAATCCATAGCTCCGGATGTTTTACATAAAGTTCGCAGGACATTGATAGAACAGGAAACCGCTTATCAAAATAATATTACAGATGAAGTGTTTTCCAGCCTTTGGTCCCACGGCTCCAGAGTTGGGCGTATAGCCCATTACATCGCAAAAACCGAAGGTTTGGAAGAAGAACCGGCCCTGCTTGCCGGCCTGTTGCATGATATTGGAAAGTTTGCACACGGAAGCTATCATGAAAACGATATTCCTGAAGAAGAAAATGCGGTTTTATTTGCAGCAAAAATCCTTTCAGGTACAATCTATGAAAAATGGATTCCTGAAATCAGAGAAGCTATACTATCAACGTATTTAGAGGGGGAGGCAACCAATGATATAGGTCGGATTTTATACGATGCGGATCGTATCGATAAACTTGGAAATATGGGGGTTGCCCAGTTTTTTGCAAAAAATGCACTACGCCGTCAGTTTTTGGATGATGATTTGTTAATTCGAACCAGTATAGAGTTGACATATGCCTATCATGCTCCGGATACATTAACAACTGCAACCGGCAGATTCATCGCACGGGAGCGAAGCGTAAGGACCCGCAGGTTTTACACAGAGCTTTTAGAAGAATGGAAGATGCTCGGACTTGGCGAATTTAATATCATTGAAGAAGATATAGCAGGGATTATATGCATACTTGTGGTTCCTTGTACGTGTTTATGCGGCGGATCTTTAAAACCGGAATCCGATATTCAGGATGCACTAAAGTGCAGATCAGTAGTTGTAAAGTATATATGTGCAAAGTGCGGTATCGAAAGCGAGTTTTCCTTCTGC from Pseudomonadota bacterium carries:
- a CDS encoding AbrB/MazE/SpoVT family DNA-binding domain-containing protein — protein: MENQIRARDVKLVPIGNSKGVRIPKALLQKYGLNHSILIEETDRGLLLRNKEDNKLSWEDTYKEMADEKEAWDDFDTTLLDGIDDEDFEY
- a CDS encoding NTP transferase domain-containing protein, whose protein sequence is MIDSNSKKINAACLILAGGQGRRLSPDKPLLEINGKSIIERTANLVTSLFEEVLIVTNTPEKYEMLNLPYVSDERMGCGPLMGIYSGLQKIKHEAAFVCAADMPFLNKEIILSMSLEIGKFDIIIPCPAKRPEFLHAFFNKRCLPGMRENLEANLFKVEMLAQRYNTIYLDKDWFIKKGLVKETDTAFININTIEDYQNCLAQSKKMQDPEHNNYFQLKRGEWGQDTLKSIAPDVLHKVRRTLIEQETAYQNNITDEVFSSLWSHGSRVGRIAHYIAKTEGLEEEPALLAGLLHDIGKFAHGSYHENDIPEEENAVLFAAKILSGTIYEKWIPEIREAILSTYLEGEATNDIGRILYDADRIDKLGNMGVAQFFAKNALRRQFLDDDLLIRTSIELTYAYHAPDTLTTATGRFIARERSVRTRRFYTELLEEWKMLGLGEFNIIEEDIAGIICILVVPCTCLCGGSLKPESDIQDALKCRSVVVKYICAKCGIESEFSFCLPKVKGLPAIT
- a CDS encoding ATP-binding protein, with the protein product MIKRNIAKKLTELSKQYPIVSLTGPRQSGKTTLVKTVFPDWSYVSLEEPDIREFALTDPRGFIEAYPKHTIIDEVQRAPDLFSYIQTHVDHIGKPEVYVLTGSFNFGLMEGISQSLAGRVAVLELLPFSFSELNQADILPDTIEKVMFTGSYPRIYDMNLDPSEWYSNYVTTYLERDVRQVKNITDLSTFQRFLKMCASRSGQILNLSALGNDCGITHNTAKSWLSILQAGYIIYLLKPHYKNFNKRLIKSSKLYFFDSGLLSYLLNISSAEALNTHASRGNIFETWIVSELLKARTNKGLKENLYFWRDNTGHEIDCIIDKGDKLLPLEIKSGKTVAKDFFNGLNYYALISKDAHIEPTLVYAGLSDQPRKEANILSWKSFGNRVDDIILT
- a CDS encoding type II toxin-antitoxin system PemK/MazF family toxin, which gives rise to MNINRYEIYLADLNPTIGSEIKKVRPVVIISQDEMNKYLETVVVCPLTSKLHPMWRTRLQIKCANKNVEIAVDQIRTISKQRLKKKIDKLSDTKAAQLRKLITDMYGE